The following coding sequences lie in one Candoia aspera isolate rCanAsp1 chromosome 11, rCanAsp1.hap2, whole genome shotgun sequence genomic window:
- the PARD6A gene encoding partitioning defective 6 homolog alpha isoform X2: protein MAKHHRTPARSSEPVIEVKSKFEAEFRRFAMKRSSVGGFQEFYQLIQRVHQIPCSDVLLGYTDIHGDLLPINNDDNYHKALSSANPLLRIIIQKREANASVFASNSLQRKKKGLLRPAHQRAKPHLLIGMPQDFRQISSIIDVDILPETHRRVRLHKHGSNKPLGFYIRDGVSVRVAPHGVEKVPGIFISRLVKGGLAESTGLLAVNDEILEVNGIDVAGKSLDQVTDMMVANSHNLIITVKPANQRNNVIRSSKASGSSGVSTDSTPSQQTPSPASQYLSNCSTAEGESDEEGDLVIESDLPASCPNGGLLDSLQHSLSLYSSQGSLPSLNSHSGSGSPFRGSRAGSLQEDGTVITL, encoded by the exons ATGGCTAAGCACCACCGCACACCGGCGCGCAGCTCGGAGCCGGTCATCGAGGTCAAAAGCAAG TTTGAGGCTGAGTTTCGCCGCTTTGCCATGAAGCGGTCCAGTGTGGGTGGTTTCCAGGAATTCTATCAGCTGATCCAGAGGGTGCACCAAATCCCCTGTTCAGATGTCCTCCTGGGATATACAGACATCCATGGAGATCTGCTTCCCATCAACAATGACGACAACTATCACAAGGCACTGTCATCTGCCAATCCCCTTCTCCGGATCATCATCCAGAAGCGAG AAGCCAATGCCAGCGTCTTTGCCTCCAACTCACTGCAGCGGAAGAAAAAGGGACTGCTGAGGCCAGCACATCAGCGGGCCAAGCCACACTTGTTGATTGGGATGCCTCAGGACTTCCGCCAGATCTCCTCCATCATTGATGTGGACATCTTGCCCGAGACCCACCGGCGTGTGCGGCTACATAAACATGGGTCCAACAAGCCTTTGGGCTTTTATATCCGGGATGGGGTCAGTGTACGAGTGGCCCCTCATGGTGTCGAGAAGGTGCCTGGCATCTTCATCTCCCGCTTGGTCAAGGGCGGCCTGGCAGAAAGCACTGGACTGCTGGCTGTGAACGATGAGATCCTCGAAGTCAATGGCATCGACGTGGCAGGCAAGTCGCTGGACCAGGTCACTGACATGATGGTGGCCAACAGCCACAACCTCATCATCACTGTCAAGCCAGCCAATCAACGCAACAACGTGATCCGCAGCAGCAAGGCTTCGGGCAGCTCCGGCGTGTCCACGGACAGCACCCCCAGCCAGCAGACACCCAGCCCAGCTTCCCAGTATCTGAGCAACTGTAGCACAGCTGAGGGGGAAAGCGATGAAGAGGGAGACCTGGTCATTGAGAGTGACTTGCCTGCCAGCTGCCCCAACGGGGGTCTCCTTGACAGCCTGCAGCACAGCCTGTCCCTCTACAGCTCTCAAGGCTCGCTGCCCTCCCTGAACAGTCACAGTGGCAGCGGGAGCCCCTTCCGGGGCAGCCGAGCGGGCAGCCTCCAGGAGGATGGCACTGTCATCACGCTATAG
- the PARD6A gene encoding partitioning defective 6 homolog alpha isoform X1 → MAKHHRTPARSSEPVIEVKSKFEAEFRRFAMKRSSVGGFQEFYQLIQRVHQIPCSDVLLGYTDIHGDLLPINNDDNYHKALSSANPLLRIIIQKRAEANASVFASNSLQRKKKGLLRPAHQRAKPHLLIGMPQDFRQISSIIDVDILPETHRRVRLHKHGSNKPLGFYIRDGVSVRVAPHGVEKVPGIFISRLVKGGLAESTGLLAVNDEILEVNGIDVAGKSLDQVTDMMVANSHNLIITVKPANQRNNVIRSSKASGSSGVSTDSTPSQQTPSPASQYLSNCSTAEGESDEEGDLVIESDLPASCPNGGLLDSLQHSLSLYSSQGSLPSLNSHSGSGSPFRGSRAGSLQEDGTVITL, encoded by the exons ATGGCTAAGCACCACCGCACACCGGCGCGCAGCTCGGAGCCGGTCATCGAGGTCAAAAGCAAG TTTGAGGCTGAGTTTCGCCGCTTTGCCATGAAGCGGTCCAGTGTGGGTGGTTTCCAGGAATTCTATCAGCTGATCCAGAGGGTGCACCAAATCCCCTGTTCAGATGTCCTCCTGGGATATACAGACATCCATGGAGATCTGCTTCCCATCAACAATGACGACAACTATCACAAGGCACTGTCATCTGCCAATCCCCTTCTCCGGATCATCATCCAGAAGCGAG caGAAGCCAATGCCAGCGTCTTTGCCTCCAACTCACTGCAGCGGAAGAAAAAGGGACTGCTGAGGCCAGCACATCAGCGGGCCAAGCCACACTTGTTGATTGGGATGCCTCAGGACTTCCGCCAGATCTCCTCCATCATTGATGTGGACATCTTGCCCGAGACCCACCGGCGTGTGCGGCTACATAAACATGGGTCCAACAAGCCTTTGGGCTTTTATATCCGGGATGGGGTCAGTGTACGAGTGGCCCCTCATGGTGTCGAGAAGGTGCCTGGCATCTTCATCTCCCGCTTGGTCAAGGGCGGCCTGGCAGAAAGCACTGGACTGCTGGCTGTGAACGATGAGATCCTCGAAGTCAATGGCATCGACGTGGCAGGCAAGTCGCTGGACCAGGTCACTGACATGATGGTGGCCAACAGCCACAACCTCATCATCACTGTCAAGCCAGCCAATCAACGCAACAACGTGATCCGCAGCAGCAAGGCTTCGGGCAGCTCCGGCGTGTCCACGGACAGCACCCCCAGCCAGCAGACACCCAGCCCAGCTTCCCAGTATCTGAGCAACTGTAGCACAGCTGAGGGGGAAAGCGATGAAGAGGGAGACCTGGTCATTGAGAGTGACTTGCCTGCCAGCTGCCCCAACGGGGGTCTCCTTGACAGCCTGCAGCACAGCCTGTCCCTCTACAGCTCTCAAGGCTCGCTGCCCTCCCTGAACAGTCACAGTGGCAGCGGGAGCCCCTTCCGGGGCAGCCGAGCGGGCAGCCTCCAGGAGGATGGCACTGTCATCACGCTATAG
- the ENKD1 gene encoding enkurin domain-containing protein 1, producing the protein MSEGPSRITGPIPPDPTLCPGYYRRPLSARGRLEGNALKLDLLPGPIPPEPSLYPGCYSARCPQPPPRIKPNAKDILEMGRKGTVGVLLKLDEISFFEELRPKRRDHKDHEKENLRRMREIQRKCREKEQARELSQPKPVKALWKSQKYENVESKVKAKLQEDPSPSNPEAQKYLKAYSRCGTGIHPRRSLSPSPSQLCEMDSGAPQAQNGSIKVQEKSSKVDFVSHNAQNAKRASMQRSRSLQSMTKVLEQKQKDLEEYNTKQKGHVPRYLIERKDHWRREAEERLRNTPDPDTPPGHAMMPESQRLETLKNLRESQEKLLKDLLLLPVRIDTLSVQTRRVSLEKKLSQIEEALKIFSRAKVFIKLDS; encoded by the exons ATGTCGGAAGGTCCCTCCAGGATCACTGGACCCATTCCTCCAGACCCTACCCTTTGTCCAGGTTATTACAGACGCCCGCTATCAG CACGAGGAAGGTTGGAAGGGAATGCTCTGAAACTGGATTTGCTCCCCGGCCCCATCCCTCCAGAGCCTAGCCTCTACCCTGGATGCTACAGTGCTCGCTGCCCACAGCCTCCTCCACGAATTAAGCCCAACGCCAAGGACATCTTGGAGATGGGACGGAAGGGCACTGTGGGTGTGCTCCTGAAGCTAGACGAGATCTCCTTCTTCGAGGAGTTGAGGCCCAAGC GCAGGGACCACAAAGACCACGAGAAGGAGAATCTGAGGCGTATGAGAGAGATCCAGCGGAAGTGCAGGGAGAAAGAACAAGCCCGGGAGCTGAGCCAGCCCAAGCCTGTGAAAGCCCTGTGGAAGTCACAGAAGTATGAAAATGTGGAATCCAAAGTCAAGGCAAAGTTGCAG GAGGATCCCAGTCCTTCCAATCCAGAGGCTCAGAAGTACTTGAAGGCCTATTCTCGCTGTGGCACAGGAATTCATCCGCGCCGATCACTGTCCCCCAGCCCTTCCCAGTTGTGTGAAATGGACTCAGGAGCTCCCCAGGCTCAGAATGGGAGCATcaag GTCCAGGAGAAGAGCAGTAAGGTGGATTTTGTCAGCCACAATGCCCAAAATGCAAAACGAGCCTCGATGCAACGCTCACGCTCCCTGCAGTCAATGACCAAAGTCCTGGAGCAGAAGCAGAAGGACTTGGAAGAGTACAACACCAAGCAGAAAGGCCACGTCCCCCGCTA CCTGATAGAGAGGAAGGACCACTGGCGCAGAGAGGCTGAGGAGCGCCTGCGTAACACGCCTGACCCTGACACGCCACCCGGCCATGCCATGATGCCTGAGAGCCAGCGGCTGGAAACACTCAAGAATCTCAGAGAGA GCCAAGAGAAGCTCCTGAAGGACCTCCTGTTGCTTCCGGTGAGAATTGATACTCTGAGTGTTCAAACCCGGCGAGTTTCTTTAGAGAAGAAGCTGTCACAGATTGAAGAGGCACTCAAAATCTTTTCCCGAGCCAAAGTCTTCATCAAGTTGGACTCCTAG